In Cololabis saira isolate AMF1-May2022 chromosome 1, fColSai1.1, whole genome shotgun sequence, the following proteins share a genomic window:
- the tmod1 gene encoding tropomodulin-1 isoform X2, whose product MSKLKKEMDKYRDVDEDELLNKLSEEELQRLEDELEELDPDNALLPAGMRQKDQTKKSPTGTFQRDNLLAHLEKQAKEHPDREDLVPFTGEKRGKAWVPKKLVDPSIEDVTLEPELEEALASATDAELCDIAAILGMHTLMSNQQYYEALASSTIVNKQGLNSVIQCTQYKPVPDEEPNSTDVEETLMRVRRNDPDLVEVNLNNIRNIPIPTLKAYAEALAKNTVVERFSIVGTRSNDPVAFALAEMLKVNTTLKSLNVESNFITGTGIMALIEALQHNASLVELKIDNQSQPLGNKVEMEIASMLEKNTTLLKFGYHFTQQGPRLRGSNAMMNNNDLVRQRRLEGGPIFPKCRTNV is encoded by the exons ATGTCGAAGTTAAAGAAGGAGATGGACAAGTACAGGGACGTAGACGAGGACGAGCTGCTGAACAAGCTATCAGAAGAGGAGTTGCAGCGGTTAGAAGATGAATTAGAAGAGCTTGATCCTGAT AATGCATTGCTGCCCGCTGGGATGCGGCAGAAGGATCAGACCAAGAAATCCCCGACGGGAACGTTTCAGAGGGACAATCTCCTGGCCCATCTGGAGAAGCAGGCCAAAGAGCATCCGGACAGAGAAGACCTGGTGCCCTTCACCGGAGAGAAGAGAG GGAAGGCCTGGGTGCCTAAAAAGCTGGTGGACCCGAGCATAGAGGACGTGACCCTGGAACCGGAGCTGGAGGAAGCGCTGGCGAGTGCTACCGATGCAGAACTCTGTGATATCGCAG CCATCCTGGGTATGCACACCCTGATGAGCAACCAGCAGTACTACGAAGCTCTGGCCAGCAGCACCATAGTAAACAAGCAAGGCCTCAACA GTGTGATCCAGTGCACCCAGTACAAGCCCGTCCCTGACGAGGAGCCAAACTCCACTGACGTAGAAGAAACGCTGATGAGAGTTAGGAGGAATGATCCTGACCTGGTGGAGGTCAACCTCAACAACATCAGG AATATCCCCATACCGACTCTGAAAGCTTACGCAGAGGCGCTGGCGAAGAACACCGTGGTGGAGAGGTTCAGTATTGTAGGAACCAGGAGCAATGACCCAGTAGCATTT GCTTTGGCAGAAATGCTGAAGGTGAACACGACACTGaagagtctaaatgttgagtcCAACTTCATCACAGGGACCGGAATCATGGCCCTTATTGAGGCGCTGCAGCATAACGCCTCACTGGTCGAGCTCAAGATTGACAATCAG AGCCAGCCGCTGGGGAATAAGGTCGAGATGGAGATCGCCAGCATGCTGGAGAAAAACACCACCTTGTTAAAGTTTGGATATCATTTCACCCAACAGGGCCCACGCCTCCGTGGCTCCAATGCTATGATGAACAACAATGACCTGG TAAGACAGAGACGGCTTGAAGGAGGACCCATCTTCCCCAAGTGTCGGACAAATGTCTAG
- the tmod1 gene encoding tropomodulin-1 isoform X1 encodes MSKLKKEMDKYRDVDEDELLNKLSEEELQRLEDELEELDPDNALLPAGMRQKDQTKKSPTGTFQRDNLLAHLEKQAKEHPDREDLVPFTGEKRGKAWVPKKLVDPSIEDVTLEPELEEALASATDAELCDIAAILGMHTLMSNQQYYEALASSTIVNKQGLNSVIQCTQYKPVPDEEPNSTDVEETLMRVRRNDPDLVEVNLNNIRNIPIPTLKAYAEALAKNTVVERFSIVGTRSNDPVAFALAEMLKVNTTLKSLNVESNFITGTGIMALIEALQHNASLVELKIDNQSQPLGNKVEMEIASMLEKNTTLLKFGYHFTQQGPRLRGSNAMMNNNDLARVVRSESDGSFTLTLSVPELERAFGKKFKPKTNKTETA; translated from the exons ATGTCGAAGTTAAAGAAGGAGATGGACAAGTACAGGGACGTAGACGAGGACGAGCTGCTGAACAAGCTATCAGAAGAGGAGTTGCAGCGGTTAGAAGATGAATTAGAAGAGCTTGATCCTGAT AATGCATTGCTGCCCGCTGGGATGCGGCAGAAGGATCAGACCAAGAAATCCCCGACGGGAACGTTTCAGAGGGACAATCTCCTGGCCCATCTGGAGAAGCAGGCCAAAGAGCATCCGGACAGAGAAGACCTGGTGCCCTTCACCGGAGAGAAGAGAG GGAAGGCCTGGGTGCCTAAAAAGCTGGTGGACCCGAGCATAGAGGACGTGACCCTGGAACCGGAGCTGGAGGAAGCGCTGGCGAGTGCTACCGATGCAGAACTCTGTGATATCGCAG CCATCCTGGGTATGCACACCCTGATGAGCAACCAGCAGTACTACGAAGCTCTGGCCAGCAGCACCATAGTAAACAAGCAAGGCCTCAACA GTGTGATCCAGTGCACCCAGTACAAGCCCGTCCCTGACGAGGAGCCAAACTCCACTGACGTAGAAGAAACGCTGATGAGAGTTAGGAGGAATGATCCTGACCTGGTGGAGGTCAACCTCAACAACATCAGG AATATCCCCATACCGACTCTGAAAGCTTACGCAGAGGCGCTGGCGAAGAACACCGTGGTGGAGAGGTTCAGTATTGTAGGAACCAGGAGCAATGACCCAGTAGCATTT GCTTTGGCAGAAATGCTGAAGGTGAACACGACACTGaagagtctaaatgttgagtcCAACTTCATCACAGGGACCGGAATCATGGCCCTTATTGAGGCGCTGCAGCATAACGCCTCACTGGTCGAGCTCAAGATTGACAATCAG AGCCAGCCGCTGGGGAATAAGGTCGAGATGGAGATCGCCAGCATGCTGGAGAAAAACACCACCTTGTTAAAGTTTGGATATCATTTCACCCAACAGGGCCCACGCCTCCGTGGCTCCAATGCTATGATGAACAACAATGACCTGG CCCGTGTCGTCAGGTCGGAGTCAGACGGCTCCTTCACCCTCACTTTATCTGTCCCTGAACTGGAGAGAGCCTTTGGGAAAAAGTTCAAGCCcaagacaaa TAAGACAGAGACGGCTTGA